The DNA segment tttgtattttctatattatatatgtatctTTGGTAGGTAATATAATATGATAGAGTGTATATTAGAAGCTTGAGTTTAAATGTTACAGGTAATGTTTACAAAACTTCTTAATTACCAAAACATTAAgagttaataaaataaacttctTTCTCAAACTGGTATGTGATTTTCAAGGAACTAGTTTGGTAAGATACTAAAGTTTGTGAGGCTTCCCTACTGATAGCTGATCTTCAGGGAAATGTATGCAAGATTAAAATAAGCAGATAGGATAATATTAACATCGTTTTCAAACCAAGTTAAATGTGTAAAAGCAACAAAGCAAAGGCCGAAAGAGGAAAGCATCAAGACTTGACATTCTACATAGTAAAATGTAGAGAATGCAACTCAAAAATAGGATAACAATCCTGTATGAAGcagataaaattatttgattatcTCAAGTCCTAGTTTCTCCTGAAGTGGAGAATGCTTAAGTTCTCAGGGGGTGTATAAGCAGGTTCCATCATCACTTCTTGCAGTTGGGTCGAAGTTTGAGGCATTTGGATCAGTACAACCTTCAGGAACGGGAACATTTACTTGCTGAGCCGCTTTGCCTGCACAAACCAAAAAGTTTAGACATTGTTTTATTTGAtggaatatatttttcatgaatTTGATTTTGACATAGTGCAATCACTCAACTTTGTTTTGTCAAATTGTTAAAATAGTTATCAAAAGTAAATGTGTTTGCCTTTATAATTAAATTGACAGAAAACTATAGTATATGCAATGCAAACATCCTATATGAAGGTCTCAGGATAGAAGATCAAACCATAGAAAGTTCCTCTGTTAATGGAATCTTGATTAGCATCACCAAGGGCAGCCTCGTTCAAGTACTTGTCTGCCAGTTGGACTCTCTTCACATTCTCCTGTTCTTGGACAAGCATGTTACCATACTCTAAGAGCTTATTCAAAGTCATCTTGGGCTGATCAAAGGTTGGAGGTCCTTCCTTTGAGTTCACAAGCCTCTTCCCAATCAAATCAACACCAACACCAGAAATCCACTTCCTCACTTCATCATCATATACTCTAGCCCTGAGTGCACCAAAGAAATCTGCAATCATAAATGGCATGCCATTAGTCCTGTTGTTTTGCATCTATTTCATTAACACTTTGAATTCTATGTGCGAGTAAATACCCACATTACTTTAATTTCTAACTTGTGCAAACTTTGATTTAATCTGTGAGTTTGCAGAACATCCATCATGTTATTCCTTCATAAAAGAGGGGGTAGAAAAGCACCACCAAAGTAAATTATTTGTGGCAAAGTTTTAGATCAAATGAAGGTTTAGAAAAATCAGGATTGAAGTTGTTAATGCTCATAATTTAAGGGGCTAACGTGAAAGTTTAATTACATGGATAAAACCTCAGATGTATTTCCTTGTGTACTTTTGGTGTTGCACCTAAACAACTATATCTAAGTTTTGTCCTAGTTATATATGTCTGGCTTGAGAAACATATTGGATCATGTACCAAGATGAAACTTACCAATGGATTGGCCAGGGAAGTTGTCAACAAGCTTGACAATGTCCTCCTGAGGAACATCGTCAGTGCGGAAAATTCCCTTGCAGACACCAATTCGGTCTTCCCTGGTAGGTGCCCAGTAGAACTTCTCCATACGACCATCACGGATGAGAGGAGCATACAGTGTTGAGAAATCGTTACCGGTGACAATGATTGGCACACGGGCATTGTCTTCCTTGTTGTACATACCAGGGAGCTGAACATTTGTGGGGTTATCAGCAATGTTCATGAGGGTGGCATTCACCATCTGGTTGTTCACAGTGTACTGAGTGGTTCCACCAAGTCGACCAGCTCCTGCGTCAAGATCGTTGATGAAGAGACAGCACATCTTCCCCTTCCTTATTATATCAGAAGCTTCACGGTACCTTTGCCTGATCAACTTTGCTGGCTCTCCTGCATTTCCACTCTCCAACTCTCCAGCACTCATCATGATAGGGCTGAAATCAGAACATCAAAAAGACTTGAAATTAGCACCAAATAAGTTTTTGGTCCatcaaaatattgaaattttgtCGTGATCTCTTTAAAAGCTTAATATGGTTTTAAAGCACTAGAGTTGCTAATGGTAATGTATATAACTGATGTGTTCTGTAGTAGTAATATGTTCCCAACATTTACTCACTTGATTCCCATCTTGGCAAAGACAAGCTCGCATTGGAAGGATTTTCCTTGACCTTTGCCTCCCCAGATACCAAGAATGAGAGGAACCTGTAAAAACAATGAAACTATTGAATGAGTCCTGTTTCTTTAACTAAAGTCATGGGCAATATTTACGTGTGCAATTTACATGCCTTGATGTTGGGCAGGGTCATGAAATTCTTGGTAATGTGAACAACAAGCTTGTCCATAAAAGCAGGAGCTATGTAAAGACCATCCACGTCGTTATCCAAGTCGTACCTGAAATACCACATCATGACCAGGTTTCATTAGATCAAAAATGGACTTCACCTTATCAGTTCATGACAATAAAAGTGATAAGTAAACACTATCTGTCTTATAGTCAGCTGTATCTGTCACTCACTGTTTAAGTCCAGTGCTAATGTACTCATAAGAGCTCATGATTGCATTGTGAGTTCCAGTATTCATTGGAGCTTGGAAAAGGGGATCAACCATACCCTTCCCCCTTGTGATGTCTTGCTGGTCATCTGAAATATCGGTGGCAAGACCTCTCCATCTGTCCTTATCTGTCTGCAGGTTCTCATCAATCTCTTTTGCAGCAACAATTTTGAAACTTCGAGAGGAAATTTTAGTGTTAGGGACCCTTGAGACAGTAACCTTCTTCAAACTGCTGCCAAAAAAGGCTGAACTGGGAACTGAAGCTCCAGCTCCAGAGCTGTTCAAGCTCAGCTGCAATATTCACAGTAGCCACTCTTTCACACTCttcaaactaattttaaaaattcacttACTTATCAAGCTTCCGTTTTATATGTGTTTTTATCATTACTCAAGTAGAAATAACACCGTACTTTTCCAGTTTGGTATCATATATATTGATGATCACTACATTACATAACACCCAACACCGTTACTAACTTATAATGAATTAACTATCAACATACAGGAGAATAACATCACCGTAGACTACAAGGTTGTCTGTTTTAGACATGTTTATCAAATGGGAACTTGGAATAATTCTTAACTAAACTAGGATAAAGGTAGTGTCATATTTCTTTCTGACATTTAAGCAATTATTTAACATGAATATATATGTATCTTTCCAGCATAATTCTATAACCTAACACATATCAGTAATGATTTGATCTTTTATATGACAAAAATAATCTAAGGATCAGTTGAGAAACTAGGGAGCAGATAGTGCAAAAAGTGGGAAAAAATCATACTGGAGCTCCGTTGACAGCTCCAACAGTGGAGACTGAGGCAGCCATGGCAGTGTTGTACTCAAAGTGGCAGAGAAAGCAAATACAGCGCAAGTCTTTTGAGGCTATCTGAAATTACAATAGGGAAGGACTTATAATAATGTTGCAATTGTGTGAACAGAAATTCATATCCTCAAGACTAGTTGTGGAGTCCTTAACATCCACAAGAAGAAGATTAGCTTGGTTTCCACGTGGCAACAATATAGTGTCTGAAATGTCTCATCTACCTACAACCATAGAATTTGAGGTTGGTATTGAAGTCTTTTCCTGATCCACAAGTTAGGAGGATTTGTTACTACACGTAACTGGTAGCATTCATCTCATAAGGATCAAGTTTTGGTTGTTTGCCTAGAAGGGAAAAAAGGTGTTCATCAATTGGATTTTTTTGCACACTAACCCACACTAGAAGTAGTGACCACTGATGTTTAACAAAATGGGCACATGAAAACAATTAGATTTTatgaaattatgtaaaaaaaatggaGCATCTCTCAGTGATAGAAACTATAATAGTGGTGATTGAGATGATCTAATGATCCCCCTCCACTCACTGTTCAAAGGGGGACCAATGGCCACAAAGTTGCACAGAACTTGATTTTTCAGATGCTATATGCACCTCTTAATTTGCTATTGATTAAGTAATACGTGCCTTTCTCTGCTACAGACAAGCCCCATTGAATGTTCCAGAGTTCATCCTTCCAAAATAACTGCTATCATAAGATAAGATGATATTTTGTAAtacaacttatttattttatttctagcTACAATCATTATTTTACTTAATCCCAACTAATTATCATAGTTTAGAAGATTTACTTGTTTAAAATATAAgagtttatttaaaattataactaaattGGATTGGGTTATCTTGTTGAGTAGTTAAAAAAACGTATCACCATTAGACATACATAAACACCATTATGCTACATATATAACATTATTCAGACTGGCTTTGATTTGAGTGAAATATAAAACTTCCACAAAAGACACTAATCAATCTTACTTTtacttcttcattttcttccatttgatttttttttttttggaacttCTTCTATCTCCTCCCACTGTAAGAACATTAtctctttattttgttttcaagtTTTTGCATTTCAATTTGTTGAGATAATATCGTTATATATGagatattgtattttttttgtcctgtttcatatttttttttcttaaaaagtgTTTTGATGAATTAAGAAAGaaaagtatatataaattatcattattttaaccTTATTTACAAAAGATGGGTTTATTGTGTTCAAAATTTTCGTGTACATTTAGTAACTATAAGATTAATCACCTAGCATGTGCCATTTGCAATATTAGTAACAATGGAAGTAAAATTATTGGGGAAATTCACAATTCAGACACCCTGTTCCGAACAATGTGCATGTTTGGAAATCCTTgcctcatcttttgagtttTAGATATTATTCTTACTAGCTTCTTCACCTGTGCAACATACAAcgacaaaataatttaatgaaaaacaaatttggaaataaacaaaataaaggtCATCCAAAGACCTTCTGCTCAAATATCAGTTACATTAACTGGTAAGGCATCAACAACATACAAATAAAGCCTAAAAACATTAACTAAATTTATCtgaaaattcaaaacaaatttGTTGTCCTTTTGATAGTCCATTCTTCATATAAAATTGCTTCCACCCTTTGCCTAATTTCTAATGAAAACTTGcaaataaacataattttaaaagcaaataaTAAGTTTTGAAACATAGGTACAAACAACACAAATTTGGACGAGTAACATATGAAAAATAGGTATTAATACTATAAGAGATTAATTTTGTCTATACTTTATTAAAATAGTTACCCTAAATGAAAAATCATGTAACATCTATGATTGACTTGTATTGTCTAAGGTTGAGTTAGATGATATatgatttaagaaaaaattgtttaaatctttttttattttatgtaaatcctaaaccctaaaatcttttttcagtttaataaattttatttaataaattttatttaataaaaacctATTTCGATTATAACCAATTATAATAACagctaattaaatatataattattttttcaaacttATAATATTTAAGCTAATTAATCCATCTGCCTGTGAGTAGCTAACAAATAAAATAGattacccttttcagtatattTTTTGGAAATAAACTAGCCGCCGTCACTTTATTTTGAGATAAGATGCTGAATCAGAAAGGAAAAATAAGACAAACCAAATTACGATCTCTAATCATAAATACTTTAGGAATTATCCACtgaaattaaatttcaatattttttaatttgttgttttcaaggtttatttacaatttgaaaatataagaaaaataaacccagttcaaattattttcattCGATCGGATgggatttaaattaaaatcatttttgttTAACCCatcacaaaatataataaaattaagctCAATTCTTTTCAAAATAACTACATCCaattcaatttatatattaactAAGTTGAAAAAACTAATTATAGTTTGGAGACTGCATTTAGGCAGgagtaaatatataaaaaaattctttattccTCTAAAATGATTAagagttattaaaaaaaaagtttttttcatctttattttataataaaaaaattaatttccatATCCAAACTTTAAATCTTATAGTGTGTAAATGATCtgaataagtatttttttatagaattgattttatttaagGTTGTACTTCATCAACTTATATTTGAAGTAGTTTTAGTGAACATTAGTTtacaataaaaacaataacaaatttaataaaaaaaaactaataagtCAATTATTCTTATACTATAAGTTGATTGTTTAAAGtttgaattatgaaaaaaattaattttatgttataatatagggatgaaaaaacatatttacccttaaaaattattgtaatttcattcttataaGAGTCAAATGTGTAAAATTTATTTGCATTAATAAGTCTCTTAAATTAAAGGAATTGTTTATGTAACAGAGAAAGTCAAATGtgtaaaatatatatgtaattaacttttaatccctcaaaatttaattaattattatcaaAATTGAAATCTTTCAATTAAGAAGTGTTAAATATATAACCACTTTCTCTTcgtaaaaaaagtataaaatattataaatgtcatTTCTCTAATGCTATATATAAATTCAGGATTTCAGTAAATTAAAAACACTTTCTTATAACCCTATACGTAtgggaaaaaaaaaagtttttccACTAAACAAATGAAATTGGTGACATGAATttgttctaaattttttttattaataaaaaataaataaaataaaatgaagtattttaaaattcaacccttatacaaattCTACAATTTAATTTTGTCGTCTCAATTAACTTTTTAATGTGTATAGTTCAATTTCTAAATCATAAGATATTTATACTCGATTTCAAGTAGACAAATTAATGCCTtgatagtattttttaaaattaataaaattgtattaaaagttaaataaattaaaaaacgtgtgaaaataacataaagaacattatattttttataaagttttcttAACGTCTAATAATGATTTAACAATTAGATGACAAAATCTTGGTTTTCCCCCACACCACTAACGGAATAATTTTTCAACTTGACAATAATGTTATAATCgtccaaatttctttttaataatgttttatcttaatcatttgatttttgttgttgttgttgtgtatTAACGGTGGCAAAAACCAAACTTAACACTTCATGCATCTACCCTAATTACTCACCACTATGCCGACACtcatgaatttattttaatttaacttaatGATTTATGAGTTAGTTTCTTATATCTCaaaattaagtaatttaatatatcataaaaaaaaatattaaataaaaaattaaaataatttaatatgattaaattagatattattttaaaaattaaaaaatattaatatttaattagtttttattattaatactaagTCACTCTAAATACCAATAGTTCTTACTATCTAAATCAGTTTAATCCtgtttcaataaaattatatctTATATATATGTTGTTGCTCtaacaaaaatttaataaatttttaaaatatatcttattttaactataaaaataatttgattttttcaccgaattaatattaagagtttttttaattaaatatataatctctaatttgaaaagttatttccaaaaattaatggaaaaaattattgttagaTGAAGTAAATTACACCAAACAATAtttgttgttattttaaaattttcatttatagagggtttatttaagtttttttcgGAATTTTAGGTTGAAAATGTTAAATTTTTCAGTTTGATTCATGAATGTTTAGGGAAAGATTTTCTAagaatagttttttaattaagtttctCTCTAAAGCTTTTCCATGGAGGGTGGAAATCTAACATTCTcactaagttatttttttacacTACAAAGTGAATTATGCTacaataactaaattagagacattttagaaactaaaaaatattgatttttaaattagtttttattattgttaaatagttttttaaaactatcaaagttttaactatcaattatttagattctaaatttggtaacaaaaattttggttgctaattatataccaatttaaaaatcatttaataataataaaaattaatttagaaactgtACCGGGATGACCAACCGGTCTTGTGAACCGGTCAAGCCATATGTCAAGACCATACTTTAAGGTACGAGGCCGACCATGTGTcacacgtggccgaccgacataaaatgctcaagtcaaaggttgaccCAATTAGCAAAGGTTAACCTATGGTTAGGAAACAacctaatccaaccctaatcgCTAAGTAACCCCCTAATCCGACCCAACAGCGAgggcccatcaaggtaatataaatatcatgCATTTCAAGGaagaaggtacgtcattatctacagtattctAGCCATCCGAATACGATACCCCACTGACTTGAACGTTGGAGTGccatctgcaggtaccccacccgCCTGAGGAGTCATCCTGCGAGAAGAACCGAAGGAGGAAGTGAGATACGACCGACCGAGTGACGTCTGAAGAAAATAGTTCTCCCAATCCCCAACCTagttcgagaacaattggcgcccaccgtggggccgaggagAGCCAGCAGAGACCACAAcagtagatggtatcaacccgCAGCATGGCAAACATGACCGAAGCAGATCAAACAGCAATGATGATGGCCCTTCAGAGGGAGCTAGCAGAGATGAAGAAGGCGCACGAGGAAGCCGCTAAGAAGAATGAGGAGGAAATAAAAAACCTCCAAGAAGAGAACAAGCGGATGAAGAAACTGGTCGAGGGGGTGCCGTCCCTCGCCATGACTAATCAGGCCGGCAGGTCCCATGCCACCGAGGCCGGCATCCAGGCCGAGAAAGACACCAAGAATGACTTCACTCTGGAAATGGATGGAGAGTCCCATCCCAGCAAGACAATCAACACTACCGCTCCGGCGGGTCCGAACCGACGTCATCCCTTCACCGACCGTGTCATGGAAACCCCCTTGCTAGACAAGTGGAAAGGCTTCAACAAGGATCGGTATGATGGGACAACTGACCCAGATGAACACGTGGACGCGTACACGACCCACATGAGCCTGTACACCACGGACGACGCAGTGTTCTGCCGAGTCTTTCCAACCTCTCTAAAGGGTAGCGCTCTGAGCTGGTTCACCAAGCTCCCAGCGCACTCTATAGACTGCTTCGAAACCCTAATAGTGAAGTTCGACGTCTAGTTCGCAACAAGCCGCCCCCAAACATCACTTCACTCATCATTACACCGTCTGCCCGGGTCCCATTCTTCAAACTCTTCGGCTGAACCACCTCTCGAGCCTGGGAGGCAACTGTACCGGGATGATCGACCGGTCTTGT comes from the Phaseolus vulgaris cultivar G19833 chromosome 8, P. vulgaris v2.0, whole genome shotgun sequence genome and includes:
- the LOC137826705 gene encoding ribulose bisphosphate carboxylase/oxygenase activase, chloroplastic → MAASVSTVGAVNGAPLSLNSSGAGASVPSSAFFGSSLKKVTVSRVPNTKISSRSFKIVAAKEIDENLQTDKDRWRGLATDISDDQQDITRGKGMVDPLFQAPMNTGTHNAIMSSYEYISTGLKQYDLDNDVDGLYIAPAFMDKLVVHITKNFMTLPNIKVPLILGIWGGKGQGKSFQCELVFAKMGINPIMMSAGELESGNAGEPAKLIRQRYREASDIIRKGKMCCLFINDLDAGAGRLGGTTQYTVNNQMVNATLMNIADNPTNVQLPGMYNKEDNARVPIIVTGNDFSTLYAPLIRDGRMEKFYWAPTREDRIGVCKGIFRTDDVPQEDIVKLVDNFPGQSIDFFGALRARVYDDEVRKWISGVGVDLIGKRLVNSKEGPPTFDQPKMTLNKLLEYGNMLVQEQENVKRVQLADKYLNEAALGDANQDSINRGTFYGKAAQQVNVPVPEGCTDPNASNFDPTARSDDGTCLYTP